A section of the Candidatus Acidiferrales bacterium genome encodes:
- the ubiE gene encoding bifunctional demethylmenaquinone methyltransferase/2-methoxy-6-polyprenyl-1,4-benzoquinol methylase UbiE: protein MVEDFFSAEQKSSYVRQMFNNVSHRYDFLNHLLSAGIDRHWRKRAIDVLQLRSGEFFLDVACGTGDLSIEAAKKNPARIASLDFAEGMLRIFVEKGKNLDIAGKLNPVQADAEKLPFADETFDAAAVAFGVRNFGRLKEGLIELRRVVKKGGRVVILEFSRPQLFLVRQIYFFYFKRILPSIGRLVSGDRAAYSYLPDSVIVFPDGESFENILREINFHEVRSFPLTFGVATAYFGVR, encoded by the coding sequence ATGGTTGAGGATTTTTTTTCTGCAGAACAGAAGAGCAGCTATGTTCGGCAAATGTTCAACAATGTATCCCATCGTTATGATTTTCTTAACCATCTTTTAAGTGCCGGGATTGATCGGCATTGGAGAAAACGGGCGATAGATGTTTTACAACTGCGTTCGGGAGAATTTTTCCTGGATGTCGCATGCGGTACCGGTGATCTTTCTATCGAAGCCGCGAAAAAAAATCCGGCAAGGATAGCCTCCCTCGACTTTGCGGAAGGGATGCTTCGGATATTTGTCGAGAAGGGAAAAAATTTAGATATCGCTGGAAAGCTTAACCCGGTCCAGGCAGATGCCGAGAAGCTTCCTTTTGCGGACGAAACTTTCGATGCTGCCGCCGTTGCCTTCGGAGTTAGAAATTTCGGCCGTTTAAAAGAGGGTCTGATCGAGTTGCGCAGAGTCGTAAAAAAAGGAGGAAGGGTTGTGATTCTTGAATTTTCCAGGCCGCAGCTCTTTTTGGTGAGACAAATTTATTTTTTTTATTTCAAGAGAATCTTGCCGTCGATCGGGCGGTTGGTTTCGGGAGATCGGGCAGCTTATTCGTATCTTCCGGATTCCGTCATAGTTTTCCCGGATGGTGAGTCGTTTGAGAATATTTTACGAGAGATAAATTTCCACGAAGTGCGTTCGTTTCCACTTACTTTCGGAGTTGCCACCGCATATTTCGGAGTGAGGTAA
- a CDS encoding cellulose synthase family protein — MSPRVENALLIFYIIVLSFPFIFGSNGFLMIYYYFKYRKKQVARKGELKDFPVVTIQLPVYNELYVVNRVVDAICAMDYPKDKIEVQVLDDSNDETTSILAQKVSEKAREGFDIKHIRRGNREGYKAGALKYGLAQARGEYVAIFDADFIPRVDFLKKTLPYFADRKVGLVQTRWEHINSNYSLLTRAQAIALDGHFVIEQQVRNKAGFFINFNGTAGVWRRSCIEDAGNWESDTLAEDLDLSYRAQLKGWQFVFLKEYTSPAELPADVNALRSQQFRWTKGAIEASKKLLPRVWKSKLPLRVKIHSTVHLSAAMVYPFVLLIGILQVPIVYIKHSGEYDPTFMLMSGFIFAFFGSFMFYLYSQKDVYKDWRRRIYLFPVFMAGSMGLSVNNTKAVIEGLLGWKTEFVRTPKYGVTGKQGSWADKKYTEKKVNWVSIAEILLAIYCLAGIIMSIVDLEIAAIPFQLLYFSGFGAISYLSIKQAVLARKTAVRFTPKTEPVVQNIGK, encoded by the coding sequence ATGTCACCCCGCGTTGAGAACGCATTATTGATTTTCTACATAATTGTGTTGAGCTTTCCTTTCATATTCGGCTCAAACGGTTTTTTGATGATCTATTATTATTTCAAATACCGCAAAAAACAAGTTGCCCGTAAGGGGGAACTGAAGGACTTTCCGGTTGTTACAATCCAGCTTCCTGTTTACAATGAACTGTACGTCGTGAACCGCGTCGTGGACGCAATCTGTGCCATGGATTACCCAAAGGACAAAATTGAGGTCCAGGTTTTGGATGATTCGAATGATGAGACCACTTCCATCCTGGCACAGAAAGTCTCTGAGAAAGCGCGCGAGGGTTTTGACATCAAACACATAAGAAGGGGAAATCGAGAAGGTTACAAAGCAGGCGCATTGAAATACGGCCTGGCCCAGGCGCGCGGCGAATATGTTGCCATATTCGATGCCGATTTCATCCCGCGTGTGGATTTTTTGAAAAAGACACTTCCTTATTTTGCAGACAGAAAAGTCGGCCTGGTTCAGACCCGGTGGGAACATATCAACAGCAACTACTCACTTCTTACCCGTGCGCAGGCGATCGCGTTGGATGGCCATTTTGTAATTGAACAGCAGGTTCGCAACAAAGCCGGGTTCTTTATCAACTTTAACGGCACAGCAGGAGTTTGGAGAAGAAGCTGCATCGAAGACGCGGGTAATTGGGAAAGCGATACGCTTGCCGAAGACCTGGACCTGAGCTATCGTGCTCAGCTTAAAGGCTGGCAGTTTGTGTTCTTGAAGGAATACACGTCGCCTGCGGAGCTTCCGGCCGATGTGAATGCTCTTCGTTCGCAGCAATTCAGATGGACTAAAGGCGCAATCGAAGCATCGAAAAAACTTCTGCCGAGAGTTTGGAAGTCCAAACTGCCGTTGCGAGTCAAAATACATTCCACTGTCCATCTCTCCGCTGCCATGGTCTATCCTTTCGTCTTGCTGATCGGGATTCTTCAAGTGCCGATAGTTTACATAAAACACAGCGGCGAGTATGATCCTACATTTATGTTAATGAGCGGGTTCATTTTTGCTTTTTTTGGTTCATTCATGTTCTATCTTTACAGTCAGAAGGATGTTTACAAAGATTGGAGGAGAAGGATTTATCTCTTCCCTGTTTTCATGGCAGGAAGCATGGGACTCTCGGTTAACAATACTAAGGCGGTTATCGAAGGCTTGTTGGGCTGGAAAACCGAATTTGTTCGAACTCCGAAATACGGTGTGACCGGCAAACAGGGTTCGTGGGCCGATAAGAAATATACCGAGAAAAAAGTGAACTGGGTCTCGATTGCCGAGATTCTTCTGGCGATTTACTGCCTGGCGGGAATAATTATGTCGATTGTTGATCTTGAGATCGCCGCGATCCCATTCCAATTGTTGTATTTCTCGGGCTTCGGCGCAATTTCTTACCTTTCTATAAAGCAGGCCGTCCTCGCGAGAAAAACGGCTGTGCGATTTACTCCGAAGACGGAACCGGTCGTACAAAACATCGGAAAGTGA
- a CDS encoding sigma-54 dependent transcriptional regulator codes for MTVEEFQERYGIIAASTAMKEVVATVMQVAPTDVTVLVTGESGVGKEVIARAIHGASRRAGNQLVAVNCGAIPEGILESELFGHQRGAFTGAVESRKGYFEIADGGTLFLDEIGDTPLATQVKLLRIIETGEFMRVGSSSNQKVDVRVIAASNKSLEAEVARGYFRQDLYFRLRSVNIFILPLRDRREDIPILAEKFVQEFTASQKIKFGGFSPEAIEMLSSLEWPGNVRELKNLIESIIVLERGNQVNAAALDKHLPKSGASYSAEVASRFLPVHVGKTPEESDRELILRALWEIKNDIVDLRNSIESNALEKKLALPVPRYESGESEDGRELNIEEMEKSLIQKALRKFYGNKQLAANALGISMRSLYRKVQQYKLKDV; via the coding sequence ATGACGGTCGAAGAGTTTCAAGAGAGGTATGGGATAATCGCTGCGTCGACTGCGATGAAGGAAGTAGTCGCAACCGTAATGCAAGTTGCGCCGACCGATGTGACCGTGCTGGTAACCGGTGAGAGCGGCGTCGGAAAGGAAGTAATCGCACGTGCGATTCACGGTGCAAGCAGACGAGCGGGCAACCAACTTGTTGCAGTGAATTGCGGTGCAATTCCCGAAGGAATACTCGAATCCGAATTGTTCGGGCATCAACGCGGAGCGTTCACCGGCGCCGTGGAGTCTCGCAAGGGGTATTTCGAAATTGCCGACGGCGGGACGCTGTTTCTCGATGAAATCGGCGATACCCCGCTTGCCACTCAGGTCAAATTGCTCCGCATCATTGAGACCGGCGAGTTCATGCGTGTCGGCTCTTCTTCAAACCAAAAGGTTGATGTGAGGGTCATAGCAGCTTCGAACAAGTCGTTAGAAGCTGAAGTCGCACGCGGGTATTTCAGGCAGGATCTCTACTTCAGGTTGAGATCGGTGAATATTTTTATTCTGCCGTTGAGAGACCGCCGCGAAGACATTCCCATACTTGCTGAAAAATTTGTACAGGAATTTACGGCGAGCCAAAAAATAAAATTTGGCGGGTTCTCACCCGAAGCGATAGAAATGCTTAGCAGCTTGGAATGGCCCGGGAACGTGCGCGAGCTAAAAAATTTGATTGAGAGCATTATCGTGCTTGAGCGGGGCAATCAGGTGAACGCCGCAGCTTTGGATAAACACCTGCCGAAATCGGGAGCATCTTATTCCGCCGAGGTGGCGAGCAGATTTCTCCCGGTGCATGTCGGCAAGACACCTGAGGAATCAGACCGCGAATTGATTTTGCGGGCTCTGTGGGAAATCAAAAATGATATAGTGGATCTTAGAAATTCGATCGAGTCAAACGCATTGGAAAAAAAACTGGCATTACCCGTTCCACGATATGAGTCCGGGGAATCCGAAGACGGAAGAGAACTGAATATTGAGGAGATGGAAAAGTCTTTGATCCAGAAGGCTCTTCGAAAATTTTACGGCAACAAGCAGCTCGCGGCAAACGCTCTCGGGATAAGCATGCGTTCTTTGTATCGCAAGGTTCAACAGTATAAATTAAAGGATGTCTGA
- a CDS encoding LptE family protein, protein MKYCAVLVFLIVLGGCAYSFRGASLPPGVHSVAVQVFDDNSGFGDPNLRTNLTNQLTQKLITDNTLRVTNMSNADAAIIGAVTSVNTQPSAVSGNQQVSEWRITVNVSIKFENLKTQKNIWTKDFSNYGDYDPSAGPSNRDLGLNEAENKLTDDILLAVVTNW, encoded by the coding sequence ATGAAATACTGCGCGGTTTTGGTGTTTTTGATTGTTTTAGGCGGCTGCGCTTACTCTTTCCGGGGAGCTTCACTGCCGCCGGGTGTTCATAGCGTCGCCGTGCAGGTGTTCGATGACAATAGCGGTTTCGGCGATCCGAATCTGAGAACTAATCTGACGAATCAGTTGACGCAGAAATTGATAACTGACAATACGCTAAGAGTAACGAATATGTCGAATGCCGATGCCGCAATAATCGGCGCGGTGACAAGCGTGAATACGCAACCCAGCGCCGTCAGCGGGAACCAGCAAGTCAGCGAATGGCGAATCACTGTGAATGTTTCAATAAAATTTGAAAACCTGAAAACTCAGAAAAACATCTGGACGAAAGACTTCTCGAATTACGGCGACTATGACCCAAGTGCAGGTCCTTCGAACAGAGATCTCGGTTTAAACGAGGCAGAAAATAAACTAACAGACGATATTCTCTTAGCTGTAGTCACGAATTGGTAA
- a CDS encoding ATP-binding protein yields MDELVQIVANNFDAIADRWVASVGTMPKYFGSTQISFYKSQITELLHCIVDLLVGVGPSRLIRFTERIVKPPYNGLLTLTSVHETFLLGEDSIISVVKEKMERRDDIFEYSRRVDGCFHEIIYQYANAYQSYQAEVSASQRKVIEQQRETLMKFTNAIGSANSYDEALSAGIRIIKEESRSASVEFFAFEATSQCLTFRLAVPEETPTASGDFLRALANQFGSESSARRSYGMMQEISGHRKLVLMLPVSAGESLIGLLLLAFLPVPMRESSISELSERIPLGPEESLNVLLAMVDQLGYGLKRFLLEEEVISKARYISILTENSADAIVGLDEQGKIASWNKGATLLFGFQPAEVNGEPFSVLLPGEKRMAGEVTAERIRSEGIVRNFELECVTKSGHRVTVSLTGSILRDEQGISIGEALIMRDVTQLKQYEQELRQTEKLSFIGQISAGIAHEIGTPLNIILGNAEYLMMDLKPNEEGYDELKMIAGETNRIAKLIQQLLDFARPKKMRTKQVDLNSEINAVLQLMKSQIDKSSIELELDLEKNLPLVFGDAAQLQEVFVNLIVNAIHSMENIARNAVGPRLSIKTEIARGKGDNVVEVTIADTGCGISEEDLEKIFNPFFTTKEVGKGTGLGLAITQRIIQDHKGAISVESNVGKGTIFKLSFPAYDVIAIEKDKNTSIAVE; encoded by the coding sequence ATGGATGAACTCGTCCAAATAGTTGCGAATAACTTCGATGCGATAGCCGACCGGTGGGTAGCATCAGTCGGAACTATGCCAAAGTATTTCGGCAGTACACAAATATCGTTCTACAAAAGCCAGATTACCGAGCTCCTCCATTGCATCGTTGACCTTCTTGTGGGCGTCGGTCCATCGCGTCTAATCAGATTCACAGAACGGATTGTGAAGCCGCCTTATAACGGTCTGCTCACTCTTACCTCGGTTCATGAAACATTCCTGCTGGGAGAAGACTCGATCATTTCCGTCGTCAAGGAGAAAATGGAAAGGAGAGACGACATTTTCGAATACTCACGAAGGGTTGACGGATGCTTCCACGAAATAATCTACCAGTATGCAAATGCCTATCAGTCATATCAGGCCGAGGTCAGCGCGTCGCAGAGAAAGGTGATAGAGCAGCAGCGCGAGACGTTGATGAAGTTTACGAATGCGATCGGGTCGGCGAATTCTTACGACGAAGCATTAAGCGCCGGGATCCGGATCATAAAGGAGGAATCGCGTTCAGCTTCGGTCGAGTTCTTTGCATTTGAAGCCACGTCTCAATGTTTGACATTTAGACTGGCAGTTCCCGAAGAAACTCCGACGGCGAGCGGCGATTTTCTTAGAGCCCTTGCTAATCAATTCGGGAGTGAATCGAGCGCGCGCCGCAGCTACGGGATGATGCAGGAAATCTCCGGACATCGAAAGCTTGTGCTGATGCTTCCTGTTTCTGCGGGCGAATCCTTGATCGGCTTGCTCCTTCTCGCATTTCTCCCGGTTCCGATGAGAGAAAGCAGCATTTCGGAGTTGTCTGAACGGATTCCTCTGGGACCGGAAGAAAGTTTGAACGTCCTGCTGGCCATGGTGGATCAGCTGGGCTACGGTTTAAAAAGATTCTTGCTCGAGGAAGAAGTCATTTCCAAGGCACGATACATTTCAATATTGACTGAGAATTCTGCCGACGCGATAGTCGGACTCGACGAACAAGGGAAAATAGCATCGTGGAACAAAGGTGCCACACTTCTTTTCGGATTCCAGCCTGCAGAAGTAAACGGGGAACCTTTTTCAGTTTTACTCCCGGGCGAGAAAAGAATGGCCGGCGAAGTTACCGCGGAACGCATCCGGAGTGAAGGAATTGTGAGAAATTTCGAACTTGAATGTGTGACAAAGTCCGGGCATAGAGTCACGGTCAGCTTGACGGGAAGCATTTTGAGAGATGAACAAGGGATATCCATTGGCGAAGCTCTGATCATGCGGGATGTAACCCAGCTCAAGCAGTACGAGCAGGAGTTGCGTCAGACCGAGAAGCTTTCCTTCATTGGACAAATTTCCGCCGGCATTGCTCATGAAATCGGGACTCCACTCAATATAATTTTAGGCAATGCTGAGTACCTGATGATGGACTTGAAGCCGAATGAGGAAGGCTATGATGAGTTGAAAATGATAGCGGGTGAAACAAACAGGATCGCAAAACTGATTCAGCAGCTTCTCGACTTTGCACGGCCGAAAAAAATGAGAACAAAACAAGTCGATTTGAATTCCGAAATCAATGCCGTACTTCAGCTGATGAAAAGCCAGATCGACAAATCGTCCATCGAGCTCGAATTGGACCTGGAAAAAAATCTCCCCCTGGTGTTCGGCGACGCTGCCCAACTTCAGGAAGTTTTCGTAAATTTAATAGTGAACGCAATTCATTCTATGGAGAATATCGCGCGCAACGCAGTTGGTCCCCGGCTCAGCATCAAAACCGAGATTGCCAGAGGAAAGGGTGATAATGTTGTTGAGGTCACGATCGCCGACACGGGGTGCGGAATTTCCGAGGAAGATCTGGAGAAAATATTTAATCCCTTCTTTACCACGAAGGAAGTGGGCAAGGGGACCGGGCTTGGCCTTGCCATTACTCAAAGGATAATTCAGGATCACAAAGGGGCGATCTCAGTCGAGAGTAATGTCGGCAAGGGAACGATTTTCAAGTTGAGTTTTCCCGCTTATGATGTAATTGCCATTGAAAAAGATAAAAACACAAGTATTGCGGTAGAGTGA
- a CDS encoding ribonuclease Z, with amino-acid sequence MKITVLGSGSAFSDLTRFNSAYLVETGNLCFMIDCGSDALRALQKAGSDLFSIQDIFITHMHADHCGGIPAVLTAMHVLERKEPIRVHVPSGQLEFVKSWLANFFIYNERWSFRIDLVPLSPGEKKPYDDIELEFSPTNHLDRYMETALKAGINAMSFSVIVREGKKSFYFSSDIDSIEEIGSHADSTISFIEAAHPELEEIARISRKGHNNLFFTHIPQELETGGTWARELYSKFGTQKINIIHDGQIFTI; translated from the coding sequence ATGAAAATTACGGTATTGGGCTCCGGTTCGGCTTTTTCCGACCTAACGAGGTTTAACAGCGCCTATCTGGTGGAAACGGGCAATTTATGCTTCATGATCGACTGCGGTTCGGACGCACTCCGCGCTTTGCAAAAAGCGGGCTCCGATCTGTTTTCGATTCAGGATATCTTCATAACTCACATGCACGCCGACCATTGCGGCGGGATTCCAGCAGTCTTAACTGCTATGCATGTGCTTGAGCGAAAGGAACCCATAAGAGTTCATGTTCCATCAGGTCAGCTTGAATTTGTAAAATCATGGCTTGCGAACTTCTTCATTTATAATGAGAGATGGTCTTTCAGGATCGATTTGGTCCCATTGAGTCCGGGTGAGAAAAAACCGTATGATGATATAGAGCTTGAGTTCAGCCCGACAAATCATCTTGATAGGTACATGGAGACGGCATTGAAAGCCGGAATTAATGCGATGAGTTTTTCTGTAATTGTCCGCGAAGGAAAGAAATCATTCTACTTCAGCAGCGACATCGATTCAATCGAGGAGATCGGTTCTCATGCTGACAGTACGATTTCGTTCATTGAAGCGGCACATCCGGAACTCGAAGAAATCGCTAGAATTTCCAGGAAAGGACACAACAACCTTTTCTTCACACACATCCCGCAGGAACTCGAAACCGGCGGAACGTGGGCCAGGGAATTGTATTCAAAGTTTGGAACGCAAAAAATAAATATCATCCATGATGGGCAGATCTTCACAATTTGA